In a single window of the Sphingosinicella microcystinivorans genome:
- a CDS encoding DNA-3-methyladenine glycosylase family protein, with protein sequence MGLSAERLREGMDAIAALDEHVAAALGRAGYPEPRIRAQGYETLLRTIVGQQVSVGAANSIWGKLEAAIGDIADPRALLARSFEDLRGAGLSRQKIGYAQSLAELSASGAIDFANLPADDEEAIALLSAVKGIGRWSAEIYLLFAEERPDIWPAGDLAVQAELGRIKGLPKRPTEREAREIAELWRPHRGAAAIFMWHHYKTSVL encoded by the coding sequence ATGGGTTTGAGTGCGGAGCGCCTTCGCGAAGGCATGGATGCGATCGCGGCGCTGGACGAGCATGTCGCGGCGGCGCTCGGACGGGCCGGCTATCCGGAGCCGCGCATCCGCGCGCAGGGCTATGAAACGCTGCTGCGGACGATCGTCGGCCAGCAGGTGAGCGTCGGCGCCGCGAACAGCATCTGGGGCAAGCTCGAAGCCGCGATCGGCGACATCGCCGATCCGCGGGCGCTGCTGGCGCGGTCCTTCGAGGACCTGCGCGGGGCGGGCCTCTCCCGGCAGAAAATCGGCTATGCGCAAAGCCTTGCGGAGCTTTCCGCCTCCGGCGCGATCGACTTCGCGAACCTGCCCGCCGACGACGAGGAGGCGATCGCGCTGCTGAGTGCGGTGAAGGGCATCGGGCGCTGGTCGGCGGAAATCTACCTGCTGTTCGCCGAGGAGCGGCCCGACATCTGGCCGGCGGGCGACCTCGCGGTGCAGGCCGAACTGGGCCGCATCAAGGGGCTGCCGAAACGGCCGACCGAGCGGGAGGCCCGGGAGATCGCCGAGCTGTGGCGGCCCCATAGGGGGGCGGCGGCGATCTTCATGTGGCATCACTACAAGACGTCGGTGCTGTAG
- a CDS encoding YnfA family protein, which translates to MPGVTVAAYAGAALAEIAGCFAFWAWLRLGKSPLWLVPGIVSLCLFAWLLTLAETDQAGRAYAAYGGIYILSALGWLWAAEGVRPDRWDVIGVGVCLVGAAIILWGPRTA; encoded by the coding sequence GTGCCGGGCGTCACCGTCGCGGCCTATGCGGGCGCCGCGCTCGCCGAAATCGCGGGGTGCTTCGCGTTCTGGGCATGGCTGCGCCTCGGCAAGTCGCCGCTCTGGCTGGTGCCGGGCATCGTGTCGCTGTGCCTGTTCGCGTGGCTGCTGACGCTCGCGGAGACCGATCAGGCGGGGCGGGCCTACGCGGCCTACGGCGGCATCTACATCCTCTCGGCGCTCGGCTGGCTGTGGGCCGCCGAGGGCGTGCGGCCGGACCGGTGGGACGTGATCGGCGTAGGCGTCTGTCTCGTGGGAGCGGCGATCATCCTGTGGGGGCCGCGCACGGCCTGA
- the pdeM gene encoding ligase-associated DNA damage response endonuclease PdeM: MVPLSFAGHEMVPLAAGALWWPARHALLVADLHFEKASWFARFGQMLPPYDSLQTLSDLDALIAATGARTLWCLGDSFHDADGPGRLSGEALDLLHTLQSRVAWVWITGNHDLKADGLGHVRTEVEVDGIVLRHEAEPGSARPEISGHFHPKIRVQGRGRMVSRRCFVLSERKLILPAFGALTGGLAADHPAILDAAGRPATALVPTKDRLLRFPLAA; encoded by the coding sequence ATGGTTCCCCTTTCGTTCGCAGGCCACGAGATGGTGCCGCTCGCCGCGGGCGCGCTCTGGTGGCCCGCGCGCCACGCGCTGCTCGTCGCCGACCTGCACTTCGAGAAGGCGAGCTGGTTCGCGCGCTTCGGCCAGATGCTGCCGCCCTACGACAGCCTGCAAACGCTGTCCGACCTCGACGCGCTGATCGCCGCGACGGGCGCGCGGACGCTCTGGTGCCTCGGCGACAGCTTCCACGACGCGGACGGCCCCGGACGGCTTAGTGGCGAGGCGCTGGACCTGCTGCACACGCTGCAAAGCCGCGTCGCATGGGTGTGGATCACCGGCAACCACGACCTGAAGGCGGACGGCCTCGGCCATGTCCGCACGGAGGTCGAGGTGGACGGCATCGTGCTGCGCCACGAGGCCGAGCCGGGTTCGGCACGCCCCGAGATCAGCGGGCATTTCCACCCGAAAATCCGCGTTCAGGGGCGCGGCCGCATGGTGAGCCGCCGCTGCTTCGTGCTGTCCGAACGCAAGCTGATCCTGCCCGCGTTCGGCGCGCTCACCGGCGGCCTTGCCGCCGACCACCCCGCGATCCTCGATGCCGCCGGACGCCCCGCGACAGCGCTGGTGCCCACGAAGGACCGCCTGCTCCGCTTCCCCCTCGCCGCCTGA
- a CDS encoding aspartyl protease family protein → MNALAIAVLLAAGTAEPAPPPPAVGEAVDSVADRSLRMTVPVNIGERGPFDFVVDTGAERTVLSEELANTLGLGRTGSAEVHSISGAQRFATVTVPSLSVTSTQVRNVQAPLLKRGNLGAEGLLGIDSLQSKAILIDFAQQKIVVTPARDAPALKAGDDDTIVIRARSRLGRLILADAAIGQRRIAVVIDTGAEHSVGNFAMRNIAVKRGKAALLIPTTLHDVAGGSVPAEIAVVNDMRLGSVTLTGMPIAFADLPVFRQLGLDKRPAMLLGMNTLRAFDQVAVDFATKTVRFVVPGDSSREDAARLASASP, encoded by the coding sequence ATGAACGCCTTGGCAATCGCCGTTCTGCTTGCCGCTGGCACCGCCGAACCGGCACCGCCGCCGCCCGCCGTCGGCGAGGCCGTCGATTCTGTTGCCGACAGGTCGCTGCGCATGACCGTGCCGGTCAACATCGGCGAGCGCGGGCCGTTCGATTTCGTGGTGGATACGGGCGCGGAGCGCACGGTGCTTTCCGAGGAGCTGGCGAACACGCTGGGCCTCGGGCGCACGGGCAGCGCCGAGGTGCACAGCATCAGCGGCGCCCAGCGCTTCGCGACGGTGACGGTGCCGTCGCTGTCGGTGACGAGCACGCAGGTGCGCAACGTGCAGGCGCCGCTCCTCAAGCGCGGCAATCTCGGCGCGGAAGGCCTGCTCGGCATCGACAGCCTGCAATCGAAGGCGATCCTCATCGACTTCGCGCAGCAGAAGATCGTGGTGACGCCCGCACGCGACGCGCCCGCACTCAAGGCCGGCGACGACGACACCATCGTCATCCGCGCGCGCAGCCGCCTCGGCCGCCTGATCCTTGCCGACGCCGCGATCGGCCAGCGCAGGATCGCGGTGGTGATCGACACCGGCGCCGAGCACAGCGTCGGCAATTTCGCCATGCGCAACATCGCGGTGAAGCGCGGCAAGGCGGCGCTGCTGATCCCGACGACGCTGCACGACGTCGCGGGCGGCTCCGTCCCCGCCGAGATCGCGGTGGTGAACGACATGCGGCTCGGCAGCGTGACGCTGACCGGTATGCCGATCGCCTTCGCCGACCTCCCGGTGTTCCGCCAGCTCGGCCTCGACAAGCGGCCCGCAATGCTGCTCGGCATGAACACGCTGCGCGCCTTCGATCAGGTGGCGGTGGACTTCGCGACGAAGACGGTGCGCTTCGTGGTGCCCGGCGACAGCAGCCGCGAAGACGCCGCGCGCCTCGCCAGCGCGAGTCCTTGA
- a CDS encoding ligase-associated DNA damage response DEXH box helicase, producing MPPLLPDIITRWFDARGWRVRRHQAEMVAAANERQHALLVAATGAGKTLAGFLPTLADLVRNPSEGLHTLYVSPLKALAADVERNLLTPIAEMGLSIRVETRTGDTPSDRKARQRAAPPHILLTTPESLSLLLSYPDSDRTFAGLRTIVIDEVHAFASGKRGDLLALAMARLQAIVPDMRRVALSATIGDPEDYRRWLAPDHDPASVALVAGEPGANAHIAILTPEGRVPWSGHSGRYAAEQVYREIERHRLTLVFCNTRSLAELVFNDLWAVNEATLPIGLHHGSLSKEARQKVEGAMADGRLRALVCTASLDLGVDWGDVDLVVQMGAPKGSSRLIQRIGRANHRLDEASEAIVVPGNRFEYLEARAALDAIDAGELDTEPWRPGALDVLAQHLMACACAEPFAADTMFDEVRRAAPYAALTREAFDRVLHFVADGGYALRAYDRYKRLTQNPDGRWRVSHPNLAKQHRLNAGIIVEAPMLDVRFGNGRMLGRVEEYFASTLSPGDTFRFAGLALEVERIVDTDLVVSATRRAAMIPSYMGARLPLSTHLADRVRGFLADPEEWKRFPADVAEWLEVQQIRSVLPKPGELLVETFPHDGLHHMIVYSFEGWNAHQSLGMLLTRRMETLGLEPTGFVANDYALGVYGLKRVKDPAPLFSPDILEDELVEWVQTSHLLKRAFREVAVIGGLIERQHPGKRKTGRQVTFSTDLIYDVLRKYEPDHMLLRAAWEDARLRLTDVARLANLLDRAASSIVHKHLDRVSPLAVPVLVMIGRESVAQGLADEALLIEAEALAQEAMHIDGRRC from the coding sequence ATGCCCCCGCTCCTCCCCGACATCATCACCCGCTGGTTCGACGCGCGCGGCTGGCGCGTGCGGCGGCATCAGGCGGAGATGGTCGCGGCGGCGAACGAACGCCAACACGCGCTGCTGGTGGCCGCGACGGGCGCGGGCAAGACGCTCGCCGGATTCCTGCCGACGCTCGCCGACCTCGTGCGAAACCCTTCCGAAGGGCTGCACACGCTCTATGTCTCGCCGCTGAAGGCGCTGGCGGCGGACGTCGAGCGCAACCTGCTCACGCCCATCGCGGAGATGGGCCTCTCCATCCGCGTCGAGACGCGTACCGGCGACACACCGTCCGACCGCAAGGCCCGCCAGCGCGCCGCGCCGCCGCACATCCTGCTGACGACGCCCGAATCGCTGTCGCTGCTGCTCTCCTACCCGGACAGCGACCGCACGTTCGCGGGGCTCAGGACCATCGTCATCGACGAGGTGCACGCCTTCGCGAGCGGCAAGCGCGGCGACCTGCTGGCGCTGGCGATGGCGCGCCTGCAAGCCATCGTGCCGGACATGCGCCGCGTCGCGCTCTCCGCCACCATCGGCGACCCGGAGGATTACCGCCGCTGGCTCGCGCCGGACCACGACCCGGCAAGCGTCGCGCTCGTCGCAGGCGAGCCGGGCGCGAATGCGCATATCGCGATCCTGACGCCCGAGGGCCGCGTGCCGTGGTCCGGTCATTCCGGGCGCTATGCGGCGGAACAGGTCTACCGCGAGATCGAGCGGCACAGGCTGACGCTGGTGTTCTGCAACACGCGCAGCCTCGCCGAGCTGGTGTTCAACGACCTCTGGGCGGTGAACGAGGCGACGCTGCCCATCGGCCTCCACCACGGCTCGCTGTCGAAGGAGGCGCGGCAGAAGGTGGAGGGCGCGATGGCGGACGGGCGGCTGCGTGCGCTCGTCTGCACCGCGAGCCTCGACCTCGGCGTCGACTGGGGCGACGTCGATCTCGTTGTCCAGATGGGCGCGCCCAAGGGCTCGTCGCGCCTCATCCAGCGCATCGGCCGCGCCAACCACCGGCTCGACGAGGCGAGCGAGGCCATCGTCGTGCCCGGCAACCGCTTCGAATATCTGGAAGCGCGCGCCGCGCTCGACGCCATCGACGCGGGCGAGCTGGACACCGAGCCGTGGCGGCCGGGCGCGCTCGACGTGCTCGCCCAGCACCTGATGGCGTGCGCCTGCGCCGAACCCTTCGCGGCCGACACGATGTTCGACGAGGTACGCCGCGCCGCGCCCTATGCGGCGCTCACACGCGAGGCGTTCGACCGCGTCCTGCATTTCGTGGCGGACGGCGGCTACGCCCTGCGCGCCTACGACCGCTACAAGCGGCTGACGCAGAACCCGGACGGGCGCTGGCGCGTCAGCCACCCGAACCTCGCCAAGCAGCACCGGCTGAACGCGGGCATCATCGTCGAGGCGCCGATGCTCGACGTGCGTTTCGGCAACGGGCGGATGCTCGGCCGCGTCGAGGAGTATTTCGCCTCCACCCTCTCTCCCGGCGACACGTTCCGCTTCGCCGGGCTGGCGCTGGAGGTCGAGCGCATCGTCGACACCGACCTCGTCGTCAGCGCGACGCGCCGCGCGGCGATGATCCCGAGCTACATGGGCGCGCGCCTGCCGCTCTCCACGCACCTTGCCGACCGCGTGCGCGGCTTCCTTGCCGACCCGGAGGAATGGAAACGCTTCCCGGCGGACGTGGCGGAGTGGCTGGAGGTGCAGCAGATCCGCTCGGTGCTGCCGAAACCGGGCGAGCTTCTGGTCGAGACCTTCCCGCACGACGGCCTCCACCACATGATCGTCTACAGCTTCGAAGGCTGGAACGCGCACCAGTCGCTCGGGATGCTGCTCACCCGCCGCATGGAGACGCTGGGGCTTGAGCCCACCGGCTTCGTCGCCAACGATTACGCGCTCGGCGTCTATGGCCTCAAGCGGGTGAAAGACCCCGCGCCCCTTTTCTCGCCCGACATCCTCGAAGACGAACTCGTCGAGTGGGTCCAGACCTCCCACCTGTTGAAGCGCGCCTTCCGCGAGGTCGCCGTGATCGGCGGGCTGATCGAGCGCCAGCATCCGGGCAAGCGCAAGACCGGCAGGCAAGTCACGTTCTCCACCGACCTCATCTACGACGTGCTCCGGAAATACGAGCCCGACCACATGCTGCTGCGCGCCGCGTGGGAGGACGCGCGGCTGCGGCTGACGGACGTCGCGCGGCTCGCGAACCTGCTCGACCGGGCGGCCAGCAGCATCGTCCACAAGCATCTCGACAGGGTGTCGCCGCTCGCCGTGCCGGTGCTGGTGATGATCGGCCGCGAAAGCGTCGCGCAGGGCCTTGCCGACGAGGCGCTGCTCATCGAGGCGGAAGCGCTCGCCCAGGAGGCCATGCACATCGACGGGCGTCGTTGTTGA
- a CDS encoding aspartate-semialdehyde dehydrogenase → MTRSLPARPNVGIIGATGLVGGMMLEILAERDFPLGTLRLFASARSSGKTVPFRGAEVVVEDAETADFAGLDIVFFSAGGSTSRALAPKAAAAGAVVIDNSSAWRSDPEVPLVVAEVNPEALRDIPKGIVANPNCTTMAAMPVLKPLHAAAGLTRLIASTYQAVSGGGMAGVEELHEQVVAGAEGSDALARDGGGVNLGRPRKWAVPIGFNVVPLNYVLGEDGYTEEETKLRDESRKILDLPDLTVSGTCVRVPVFTGHALSINAAFERPIAVADALKLLEAAPGVVVTDVPNPLEATGKDPVFVGRVRNDPTVPHGLALFVVGDNLRKGAALNAVQVAEVLLEQAR, encoded by the coding sequence ATGACCAGATCCCTCCCCGCCCGGCCCAATGTCGGCATCATCGGCGCCACCGGCCTCGTCGGCGGCATGATGCTCGAAATCCTCGCCGAGCGCGATTTCCCGCTCGGCACGCTCCGCCTGTTCGCCTCCGCCCGGTCGAGCGGCAAGACCGTGCCGTTCCGCGGGGCGGAGGTCGTCGTCGAGGACGCGGAGACCGCCGATTTCGCGGGCCTCGACATCGTGTTCTTCTCGGCGGGCGGATCGACCTCGCGCGCGCTGGCGCCGAAGGCCGCCGCGGCGGGCGCGGTCGTCATCGACAACAGCTCGGCATGGCGCAGCGATCCCGAGGTGCCGCTCGTCGTCGCCGAGGTGAACCCGGAGGCGCTGCGCGACATCCCCAAGGGCATCGTCGCCAACCCCAATTGCACCACGATGGCCGCCATGCCGGTGCTGAAGCCGCTGCACGCGGCGGCGGGGCTCACGCGCCTGATCGCCAGCACCTATCAGGCCGTCTCCGGCGGCGGCATGGCGGGCGTCGAGGAACTGCACGAGCAGGTCGTCGCCGGTGCGGAAGGCAGCGATGCGCTGGCGCGCGACGGCGGCGGCGTGAACCTCGGCCGGCCGCGCAAGTGGGCGGTGCCGATCGGCTTCAACGTGGTGCCGCTCAACTACGTGCTCGGCGAGGACGGCTACACCGAGGAGGAAACCAAGCTCCGCGACGAGAGCCGCAAGATCCTCGACCTCCCCGACCTCACCGTCTCCGGCACCTGCGTGCGCGTTCCCGTGTTCACCGGCCACGCCCTCTCGATCAACGCCGCGTTCGAGCGCCCGATCGCCGTCGCCGACGCACTGAAGCTGCTCGAAGCCGCGCCCGGCGTGGTGGTGACGGACGTGCCGAACCCGCTCGAAGCGACGGGCAAGGACCCGGTGTTCGTCGGCCGCGTCCGCAATGACCCGACCGTCCCGCACGGCCTCGCGCTGTTCGTCGTCGGCGACAACCTCCGCAAGGGCGCGGCGCTCAACGCCGTGCAGGTCGCGGAAGTGCTGCTCGAACAGGCCCGCTGA
- a CDS encoding TIGR00730 family Rossman fold protein: MSSLCVFLGSSRGARADYADAAHALGTAMAARGIRLVYGGASIGLMGVLADAVLAAGGEAVGVIPQALVDHEVAHHGLTDLVITGSMHERKAEMARRADAFAALPGGVGTLEELFEVWTWSQLGIFEKPCGLLNVTGYYDQLAGFLDHMAAEKFVRPQHRGMLAVAETPDALIDALEAWELPVVEKWIGLEQS; the protein is encoded by the coding sequence ATTTCCAGCCTGTGCGTGTTCCTCGGCTCCAGCCGGGGCGCGCGCGCCGACTATGCGGACGCCGCGCACGCGCTCGGCACGGCGATGGCCGCGCGCGGCATCCGCCTCGTCTACGGCGGCGCCTCGATCGGCCTGATGGGCGTGCTCGCCGATGCCGTGCTCGCGGCGGGCGGCGAGGCCGTGGGCGTCATCCCGCAGGCGCTCGTCGATCACGAGGTCGCGCACCACGGCCTCACCGATCTCGTCATCACCGGCTCGATGCACGAACGGAAGGCCGAGATGGCTCGCCGCGCCGACGCCTTCGCGGCGCTGCCGGGCGGCGTCGGCACGCTCGAGGAACTGTTCGAGGTGTGGACATGGAGCCAACTCGGCATCTTCGAGAAGCCCTGCGGCCTGCTCAACGTCACGGGCTACTACGACCAGCTCGCCGGTTTCCTCGATCACATGGCCGCCGAGAAGTTCGTCCGCCCGCAGCACCGGGGAATGCTGGCGGTGGCTGAAACCCCGGACGCGCTGATCGACGCGCTGGAGGCGTGGGAATTGCCCGTGGTCGAGAAATGGATCGGTCTCGAACAGAGCTAG
- a CDS encoding dienelactone hydrolase family protein, which translates to MSKVETGYADYSHAGTTFEAYVAHTGGTEKRPAVLVAHQWAGQCPHECGRADLLAEAGYVGIAIDTYGKGVRGTMGQDNSALMNPLLADRALLRDRLLAAVDFAKAHPLVDPSRIAVIGFCFGGLCALDVARSGTKDVAGVVSFHGVYPPPNLGPQAPIHAQVQLHHGWEDPLAPPQDVLALAKELTDAGATWQLNAYGDTVHAFTARGMNNRAEGAQYNEIADRRSWQAALLFLEEIFA; encoded by the coding sequence ATGAGCAAGGTTGAAACCGGTTACGCCGACTATTCGCACGCGGGCACGACGTTCGAGGCCTACGTCGCCCACACGGGCGGCACGGAGAAGCGCCCGGCCGTCCTCGTCGCGCACCAGTGGGCCGGGCAGTGCCCGCACGAGTGCGGCCGCGCCGACCTGCTGGCCGAGGCGGGCTACGTCGGCATCGCCATCGACACCTACGGCAAGGGCGTGCGCGGCACGATGGGGCAGGACAACAGCGCGCTCATGAATCCGCTGCTCGCCGACCGCGCGCTGCTGCGCGACCGCCTGCTGGCCGCAGTCGACTTCGCCAAGGCGCATCCGCTCGTCGACCCGTCGCGCATCGCCGTCATCGGCTTCTGCTTCGGCGGCCTCTGCGCGCTCGACGTGGCGCGCAGCGGCACGAAGGACGTGGCGGGCGTGGTGTCGTTCCACGGAGTCTACCCGCCGCCGAACCTCGGCCCGCAGGCGCCGATCCACGCGCAGGTGCAGCTCCACCACGGCTGGGAGGACCCGCTCGCCCCGCCGCAGGACGTGCTGGCGCTGGCGAAGGAACTCACCGACGCGGGCGCGACGTGGCAGCTCAACGCCTACGGCGACACCGTTCATGCCTTCACCGCCAGGGGCATGAACAACCGGGCCGAGGGCGCGCAGTACAACGAGATCGCCGACCGCCGCTCGTGGCAGGCGGCGCTGCTGTTCCTCGAGGAGATCTTCGCCTGA
- a CDS encoding M16 family metallopeptidase encodes MKPRFLGTAIALALVAASPTLAAPKSAGPDPALVAAVDIPYERFTLPNGLRVIVHTDRKAPIIATSIWYHVGSKDEPAGKTGFAHLFEHLMFNGTENYNHDWFVALQEMGATSYNGTTWFDRTNYFQNVPTPGLERILFLESDRMGHLLGAIDQTKLTNQIGVVQNEKRQGDNQPYGKTEYRILEGLFPEGHPYRHSTIGSMEDLDNASLDDVKTWFRTWYGPNNAVLVLAGDIDAATAKPLVEKYFGDLPAGPAVERRLKAWVPERSETVRETMEDQVSNTRLYRVWAVPGLNDKDAQNLSIAAATLGGGNSSRLYKDLVRDRQLAIGVSGYLQAFEAVSLLQIEVDVKPGVNPETVNARLDQLLADFLAKGPTKDEVGRVAMRAVSGTIRGLEAVGGFGGKAVTLAEGELYSGDPHQFKKDLSAYVNATPASVQAAAQRWLSKGDYQLTVYPYGTLQQVAGKGVDRSKLPPVDGAPALEFPAVERAKLSNGIEVVFAKRDTVPVVNLSMVFDAGNAADLREKLGTQSLMLSLLDEGTAKRTAIQIAEEEERLGANIGAGAGNDTTEVSLSALSTNLAPSLDLWADIIRNPKFDPAELERVRGIQIAGIAQEESQPQTLALRLLPPLIYGTAHPYGVPLTGSGTVEGVKAVTRDDLVSFHQTWLRPDNATIFASGATSIGELVPLLEKTVGTWPAPSTPKGAKTFTTASAPAASKVILIDRPGSPQSFILAGYPLARRGTDDNLALTTVNTPLGGVFTSRLNMNLREDKGWSYGVSTAISQTSEQMPFYVFAPVQTDKTGAALAELRKDITAFVTDRPITPEEVTSTLAFLTGRLPGAYESSAAVLDALETNARLKRPDDYQVTYAAKLNALTRDQMIAAAKANIDVNRLLWVVVGDRRQVEPQLKPLGLPIEVK; translated from the coding sequence ATGAAACCACGCTTCCTCGGCACCGCCATCGCCCTCGCGCTGGTGGCCGCCTCACCGACCCTCGCCGCCCCGAAGAGCGCGGGACCCGACCCCGCGCTCGTTGCCGCCGTCGACATCCCCTACGAGCGCTTCACGCTGCCGAACGGCCTTCGCGTCATCGTCCACACCGACCGCAAGGCGCCGATCATCGCCACCAGCATCTGGTACCACGTCGGCTCCAAGGACGAGCCGGCGGGCAAGACCGGCTTTGCGCACCTGTTCGAGCACCTGATGTTCAACGGCACCGAGAACTACAACCACGACTGGTTCGTGGCGCTTCAGGAGATGGGCGCGACGAGCTACAACGGCACCACGTGGTTCGACCGAACCAACTACTTCCAGAACGTGCCGACGCCCGGCCTCGAACGCATCCTGTTCCTCGAATCCGACCGCATGGGGCATCTTCTGGGCGCGATCGACCAGACCAAGCTGACGAACCAGATCGGCGTCGTGCAGAACGAGAAGCGGCAGGGCGACAACCAGCCCTACGGCAAGACCGAGTACCGCATCCTCGAGGGCCTGTTCCCCGAAGGCCACCCCTATCGCCACTCGACGATCGGCTCGATGGAGGACCTCGACAACGCCTCGCTCGACGACGTGAAGACGTGGTTCCGCACGTGGTACGGCCCCAACAACGCCGTGCTGGTGCTTGCAGGCGACATCGACGCGGCGACCGCGAAGCCGCTCGTCGAGAAGTATTTCGGCGATCTTCCCGCCGGACCCGCTGTCGAGCGCCGCCTGAAGGCGTGGGTGCCGGAGCGCAGCGAGACGGTGCGCGAGACGATGGAGGATCAGGTCTCCAACACGCGCCTCTACCGCGTGTGGGCCGTGCCGGGCCTCAACGACAAGGACGCGCAGAACCTTTCCATCGCCGCCGCGACGCTCGGCGGCGGCAACAGCTCGCGGCTCTACAAGGACCTCGTCCGCGATCGCCAGCTCGCCATCGGCGTGTCCGGCTACCTGCAAGCGTTCGAGGCGGTGAGCCTGCTCCAGATCGAGGTGGACGTGAAGCCGGGCGTGAACCCGGAGACGGTGAACGCCCGGCTCGACCAGCTTCTCGCCGACTTCCTCGCCAAGGGGCCGACGAAGGACGAGGTGGGCCGTGTCGCCATGCGCGCCGTCTCCGGCACCATCCGCGGCCTCGAAGCCGTCGGCGGCTTCGGCGGCAAGGCGGTGACGCTGGCCGAGGGCGAGCTCTATTCGGGCGATCCGCACCAGTTCAAGAAGGACCTTTCCGCCTATGTGAACGCGACGCCTGCGAGCGTGCAGGCCGCCGCGCAGCGCTGGCTTTCGAAGGGCGACTACCAGCTCACCGTCTATCCCTACGGCACGCTCCAGCAGGTCGCGGGCAAGGGCGTCGACCGCTCGAAGCTGCCGCCGGTGGACGGCGCGCCCGCGCTCGAATTCCCGGCCGTCGAGCGCGCGAAGCTCTCGAACGGCATCGAGGTGGTGTTCGCGAAACGCGACACGGTGCCTGTCGTGAACCTCTCGATGGTGTTCGACGCAGGCAACGCCGCGGATCTGCGCGAGAAGCTCGGCACGCAGTCGCTGATGCTGTCGCTGCTCGACGAGGGTACGGCGAAGCGCACCGCCATCCAGATCGCCGAGGAGGAGGAGCGCCTCGGCGCGAACATCGGCGCGGGCGCGGGCAACGACACCACCGAGGTCTCGCTCTCGGCGCTCTCCACCAACCTCGCCCCCTCGCTCGACCTGTGGGCGGACATCATCCGCAACCCGAAGTTCGACCCCGCAGAGCTCGAGCGCGTGCGCGGCATCCAGATCGCCGGGATCGCGCAGGAGGAGAGCCAGCCGCAGACGCTGGCGCTGCGCCTGCTGCCGCCGCTCATCTACGGCACGGCGCATCCTTACGGCGTGCCGCTCACCGGCTCCGGCACCGTGGAGGGCGTGAAGGCGGTGACGCGCGACGATCTCGTCAGCTTCCACCAGACATGGCTCCGGCCCGACAACGCCACCATCTTCGCCTCCGGGGCGACGAGCATCGGCGAACTCGTGCCGCTGCTCGAAAAGACGGTCGGCACATGGCCGGCGCCGTCCACGCCGAAGGGCGCCAAGACCTTCACGACCGCGAGCGCCCCCGCCGCGAGCAAGGTCATCCTCATCGACCGCCCCGGCTCGCCGCAGTCCTTCATCCTCGCGGGCTATCCGCTGGCGCGCAGGGGCACGGACGACAACCTCGCGCTCACCACCGTGAACACCCCGCTCGGCGGCGTGTTCACCTCGCGGCTCAACATGAACCTGCGCGAGGACAAGGGCTGGTCCTACGGCGTCTCGACCGCGATCTCGCAGACCAGCGAGCAGATGCCCTTCTACGTGTTCGCGCCCGTGCAGACCGACAAGACCGGCGCCGCGCTCGCCGAGCTTCGCAAGGACATCACCGCCTTCGTCACCGACAGGCCGATCACGCCCGAGGAGGTGACGTCGACGCTCGCGTTCCTCACCGGCCGCCTGCCGGGCGCCTACGAGTCCTCCGCCGCCGTGCTCGACGCGCTGGAGACGAACGCGCGCCTCAAGCGGCCGGACGACTATCAGGTGACGTATGCGGCGAAGCTGAACGCCCTTACCCGCGACCAGATGATCGCCGCTGCGAAGGCCAATATCGACGTGAACCGGCTGCTGTGGGTCGTCGTCGGCGACCGGCGGCAGGTGGAACCGCAACTGAAACCCCTTGGGCTGCCGATCGAGGTGAAATGA